In the Primulina eburnea isolate SZY01 unplaced genomic scaffold, ASM2296580v1 ctg739_ERROPOS11973397, whole genome shotgun sequence genome, one interval contains:
- the LOC140821750 gene encoding uncharacterized protein isoform X1 yields the protein MEAAGFRALSALSSSSTFRPHPLLHSLFSSARKFPSSISSSRFSQLSFSCMLDSKRFQVKALRDGVGRVAVESVENKFLQVVLVSPQIPGNTGCIARTCAASAVKLHLVEPLGFQVDDAKLKRAGLDYWPFVVVKVHSSWSEFYEYFKQEDGEKRLLAFTKRGTYIHSDFSYRKGDWLVFGSETSGLPPEALLDCKSESLGGGTIRIPMVETYVRCLNLSVSVGIALYEASRQLNYEHMQNSSEPCIDSIETPFLTEDIFA from the exons ATGGAAGCCGCGGGCTTCAGAGCCTTAAGCGCCCTAAGTTCCTCCTCCACTTTCCGACCTCATCCTTTGCTCCACTCCCTATTTTCATCGGCCCGGAAATTCCCCTCATCCATTTCCTCTTCACGCTTCTCTCAGCTTAGCTTTTCGTGTATGCTCGACT CGAAGAGGTTTCAAGTGAAGGCGTTGCGTGATGGGGTTGGTAGGGTCGCGGTTGAATCTGTGGAAAACAAATTTCTTCAAGTCGTACTTGTGTCGCCACAG ATTCCTGGAAATACTGGATGTATTGCCAGAACTTGTGCTGCATCAGCTGTCAAGTTGCACTTAGTTGAG CCACTGGGGTTTCAGGTTGATGATGCAAAGTTGAAGCGTGCTGGACTTGATTACTGGCC ATTTGTTGTAGTTAAAGTGCACTCTTCATGGTCAGAGTTTTATGAATACTTCAAGCAAGAG GATGGAGAAAAGAGGTTGCTAGCATTCACCAAGAGAGGGACATATATTCACTCA GACTTTTCCTATAGAAAGGGTGATTGGCTTGTATTCGGCTCGGAAACAAGCGGTTTGCCTCCAGAAGCACTGCTCGATTGTAAAAGCGAATCACTCGGTGGAGGCACCATTCGGATTCCGATGGTTGAAACGTATGTTAGATGTCTGAATTTGTCGGTCAGTGTCGGCATTGCGTTATATGAAGCGTCTAGGCAGCTAAACTACGAGCATATGCAGAATTCGTCCGAACCATGTATTGATAGCATAGAGACACCATTTCTAACCGAAGATATTTTTGCTTAA
- the LOC140821750 gene encoding uncharacterized protein isoform X5 — protein MEAAGFRALSALSSSSTFRPHPLLHSLFSSARKFPSSISSSRFSQLSFSCMLDSKRFQVKALRDGVGRVAVESVENKFLQVVLVSPQIPGNTGCIARTCAASAVKLHLVEPLGFQVDDAKLKRAGLDYWPFVVVKVHSSWSEFYEYFKQEDGEKRLLAFTKRGTYIHSVLCGVR, from the exons ATGGAAGCCGCGGGCTTCAGAGCCTTAAGCGCCCTAAGTTCCTCCTCCACTTTCCGACCTCATCCTTTGCTCCACTCCCTATTTTCATCGGCCCGGAAATTCCCCTCATCCATTTCCTCTTCACGCTTCTCTCAGCTTAGCTTTTCGTGTATGCTCGACT CGAAGAGGTTTCAAGTGAAGGCGTTGCGTGATGGGGTTGGTAGGGTCGCGGTTGAATCTGTGGAAAACAAATTTCTTCAAGTCGTACTTGTGTCGCCACAG ATTCCTGGAAATACTGGATGTATTGCCAGAACTTGTGCTGCATCAGCTGTCAAGTTGCACTTAGTTGAG CCACTGGGGTTTCAGGTTGATGATGCAAAGTTGAAGCGTGCTGGACTTGATTACTGGCC ATTTGTTGTAGTTAAAGTGCACTCTTCATGGTCAGAGTTTTATGAATACTTCAAGCAAGAG GATGGAGAAAAGAGGTTGCTAGCATTCACCAAGAGAGGGACATATATTCACTCA GTCTTATGTGGTGttcggtaa
- the LOC140821750 gene encoding uncharacterized protein isoform X4: MEAAGFRALSALSSSSTFRPHPLLHSLFSSARKFPSSISSSRFSQLSFSSKRFQVKALRDGVGRVAVESVENKFLQVVLVSPQPLGFQVDDAKLKRAGLDYWPFVVVKVHSSWSEFYEYFKQEDGEKRLLAFTKRGTYIHSDFSYRKGDWLVFGSETSGLPPEALLDCKSESLGGGTIRIPMVETYVRCLNLSVSVGIALYEASRQLNYEHMQNSSEPCIDSIETPFLTEDIFA; this comes from the exons ATGGAAGCCGCGGGCTTCAGAGCCTTAAGCGCCCTAAGTTCCTCCTCCACTTTCCGACCTCATCCTTTGCTCCACTCCCTATTTTCATCGGCCCGGAAATTCCCCTCATCCATTTCCTCTTCACGCTTCTCTCAGCTTAGCTTTTCGT CGAAGAGGTTTCAAGTGAAGGCGTTGCGTGATGGGGTTGGTAGGGTCGCGGTTGAATCTGTGGAAAACAAATTTCTTCAAGTCGTACTTGTGTCGCCACAG CCACTGGGGTTTCAGGTTGATGATGCAAAGTTGAAGCGTGCTGGACTTGATTACTGGCC ATTTGTTGTAGTTAAAGTGCACTCTTCATGGTCAGAGTTTTATGAATACTTCAAGCAAGAG GATGGAGAAAAGAGGTTGCTAGCATTCACCAAGAGAGGGACATATATTCACTCA GACTTTTCCTATAGAAAGGGTGATTGGCTTGTATTCGGCTCGGAAACAAGCGGTTTGCCTCCAGAAGCACTGCTCGATTGTAAAAGCGAATCACTCGGTGGAGGCACCATTCGGATTCCGATGGTTGAAACGTATGTTAGATGTCTGAATTTGTCGGTCAGTGTCGGCATTGCGTTATATGAAGCGTCTAGGCAGCTAAACTACGAGCATATGCAGAATTCGTCCGAACCATGTATTGATAGCATAGAGACACCATTTCTAACCGAAGATATTTTTGCTTAA
- the LOC140821752 gene encoding histone H3.2 — MARTKQTARKSTGGKAPRKQLATKAARKSAPATGGVKKPHRFRPGTVALREIRKYQKSTELLIRKLPFQRLVREIAQDFKTDLRFQSSAVAALQEAAEAYLVGLFEDTNLCAIHAKRVTIMPKDIQLARRIRGERA; from the coding sequence ATGGCTCGTACCAAGCAGACTGCTCGCAAGTCAACAGGAGGTAAGGCTCCGAGGAAGCAGCTTGCCACCAAGGCCGCCAGGAAGTCTGCCCCTGCCACAGGCGGAGTCAAGAAGCCCCACCGTTTCCGGCCCGGAACGGTGGCTTTGCGTGAGATCCGTAAGTACCAGAAATCCACCGAGCTTCTGATTCGCAAGCTTCCCTTCCAGAGACTTGTTCGAGAAATTGCGCAGGATTTCAAGACTGATCTGAGGTTCCAGAGCTCCGCCGTGGCCGCGCTTCAAGAGGCTGCTGAAGCGTATCTGGTGGGTCTGTTTGAGGATACTAACCTCTGCGCCATTCATGCTAAGAGAGTTACTATAATGCCTAAGGATATCCAGCTTGCTAGAAGAATCAGGGGTGAACGAGCTTAG
- the LOC140821750 gene encoding uncharacterized protein isoform X2 yields MEAAGFRALSALSSSSTFRPHPLLHSLFSSARKFPSSISSSRFSQLSFSSKRFQVKALRDGVGRVAVESVENKFLQVVLVSPQIPGNTGCIARTCAASAVKLHLVEPLGFQVDDAKLKRAGLDYWPFVVVKVHSSWSEFYEYFKQEDGEKRLLAFTKRGTYIHSDFSYRKGDWLVFGSETSGLPPEALLDCKSESLGGGTIRIPMVETYVRCLNLSVSVGIALYEASRQLNYEHMQNSSEPCIDSIETPFLTEDIFA; encoded by the exons ATGGAAGCCGCGGGCTTCAGAGCCTTAAGCGCCCTAAGTTCCTCCTCCACTTTCCGACCTCATCCTTTGCTCCACTCCCTATTTTCATCGGCCCGGAAATTCCCCTCATCCATTTCCTCTTCACGCTTCTCTCAGCTTAGCTTTTCGT CGAAGAGGTTTCAAGTGAAGGCGTTGCGTGATGGGGTTGGTAGGGTCGCGGTTGAATCTGTGGAAAACAAATTTCTTCAAGTCGTACTTGTGTCGCCACAG ATTCCTGGAAATACTGGATGTATTGCCAGAACTTGTGCTGCATCAGCTGTCAAGTTGCACTTAGTTGAG CCACTGGGGTTTCAGGTTGATGATGCAAAGTTGAAGCGTGCTGGACTTGATTACTGGCC ATTTGTTGTAGTTAAAGTGCACTCTTCATGGTCAGAGTTTTATGAATACTTCAAGCAAGAG GATGGAGAAAAGAGGTTGCTAGCATTCACCAAGAGAGGGACATATATTCACTCA GACTTTTCCTATAGAAAGGGTGATTGGCTTGTATTCGGCTCGGAAACAAGCGGTTTGCCTCCAGAAGCACTGCTCGATTGTAAAAGCGAATCACTCGGTGGAGGCACCATTCGGATTCCGATGGTTGAAACGTATGTTAGATGTCTGAATTTGTCGGTCAGTGTCGGCATTGCGTTATATGAAGCGTCTAGGCAGCTAAACTACGAGCATATGCAGAATTCGTCCGAACCATGTATTGATAGCATAGAGACACCATTTCTAACCGAAGATATTTTTGCTTAA
- the LOC140821750 gene encoding uncharacterized protein isoform X3, with protein MEAAGFRALSALSSSSTFRPHPLLHSLFSSARKFPSSISSSRFSQLSFSCMLDSKRFQVKALRDGVGRVAVESVENKFLQVVLVSPQPLGFQVDDAKLKRAGLDYWPFVVVKVHSSWSEFYEYFKQEDGEKRLLAFTKRGTYIHSDFSYRKGDWLVFGSETSGLPPEALLDCKSESLGGGTIRIPMVETYVRCLNLSVSVGIALYEASRQLNYEHMQNSSEPCIDSIETPFLTEDIFA; from the exons ATGGAAGCCGCGGGCTTCAGAGCCTTAAGCGCCCTAAGTTCCTCCTCCACTTTCCGACCTCATCCTTTGCTCCACTCCCTATTTTCATCGGCCCGGAAATTCCCCTCATCCATTTCCTCTTCACGCTTCTCTCAGCTTAGCTTTTCGTGTATGCTCGACT CGAAGAGGTTTCAAGTGAAGGCGTTGCGTGATGGGGTTGGTAGGGTCGCGGTTGAATCTGTGGAAAACAAATTTCTTCAAGTCGTACTTGTGTCGCCACAG CCACTGGGGTTTCAGGTTGATGATGCAAAGTTGAAGCGTGCTGGACTTGATTACTGGCC ATTTGTTGTAGTTAAAGTGCACTCTTCATGGTCAGAGTTTTATGAATACTTCAAGCAAGAG GATGGAGAAAAGAGGTTGCTAGCATTCACCAAGAGAGGGACATATATTCACTCA GACTTTTCCTATAGAAAGGGTGATTGGCTTGTATTCGGCTCGGAAACAAGCGGTTTGCCTCCAGAAGCACTGCTCGATTGTAAAAGCGAATCACTCGGTGGAGGCACCATTCGGATTCCGATGGTTGAAACGTATGTTAGATGTCTGAATTTGTCGGTCAGTGTCGGCATTGCGTTATATGAAGCGTCTAGGCAGCTAAACTACGAGCATATGCAGAATTCGTCCGAACCATGTATTGATAGCATAGAGACACCATTTCTAACCGAAGATATTTTTGCTTAA